From Chryseobacterium joostei, the proteins below share one genomic window:
- a CDS encoding aldo/keto reductase encodes MEKRKIKNTNLEVAPINFGGNVFGWTLDEKQSFDILDQFTEAGFNFIDTADTYSWWVNGKGGQSEEIIGKWMKSRNNRKNIVLATKVGSETKEHGFDISKKHILKSVDESLQRLQTDHIDVYYTHFDDNVTPVEETLSAYDEIIKAGKVRYIAASNLSPERLKASFEASEKNNLPKYVALQPHYNLLEREGFEKNYAPLVEQFDLSVFPYWSLAAGFLTGKYRNEADLAKSARGEGVRKYLNPKGLDVLKALDQISEKYHSNQGTVALAWLLSNPLITAPIVSATSASQLETLFNAPKLILDQGDIDLLNKVSQ; translated from the coding sequence ATGGAAAAAAGAAAAATCAAGAACACCAATTTGGAAGTTGCCCCAATTAATTTTGGAGGTAATGTTTTTGGATGGACTCTAGACGAAAAACAATCGTTTGATATACTGGATCAGTTTACCGAAGCAGGATTCAATTTTATAGATACTGCAGATACTTACTCGTGGTGGGTAAACGGAAAAGGCGGACAATCTGAGGAAATTATCGGAAAATGGATGAAAAGCCGTAATAACCGTAAGAACATCGTGCTGGCAACCAAAGTAGGTTCCGAAACAAAGGAACATGGTTTTGACATCAGTAAAAAACATATCCTAAAATCTGTGGATGAATCCCTGCAAAGGCTTCAGACTGATCATATTGATGTTTATTATACCCATTTTGATGATAACGTTACTCCGGTAGAAGAAACTCTTTCAGCATACGATGAAATCATCAAGGCAGGAAAAGTACGTTATATTGCAGCATCCAACCTTTCTCCGGAACGTTTAAAAGCGTCATTCGAAGCTTCTGAAAAGAACAATCTTCCTAAATATGTAGCCTTACAGCCTCATTACAATCTATTGGAGAGAGAAGGTTTTGAAAAAAACTATGCTCCATTAGTAGAACAGTTTGATCTGAGTGTCTTCCCATATTGGTCTTTGGCAGCAGGATTTTTAACTGGAAAATACCGTAATGAAGCAGATCTTGCCAAAAGCGCGAGAGGAGAGGGCGTAAGAAAATACCTAAACCCAAAAGGTCTGGACGTGTTAAAAGCATTGGATCAGATAAGCGAAAAATATCATAGCAATCAGGGAACTGTTGCTTTGGCCTGGTTGTTATCAAATCCTCTGATTACAGCCCCAATTGTAAGTGCTACGAGTGCATCACAGCTTGAAACGCTTTTCAATGCTCCAAAGCTTATTTTAGACCAAGGAGATATTGATTTGCTTAATAAAGTAAGTCAGTAG